In one window of Deinococcota bacterium DNA:
- a CDS encoding SPOR domain-containing protein: MLALLLLLPRAAALSYTVQVAALTDQAAARALLDDLRRQGFPAYLVGLPTEAGQVYRLRVGAFANRAAAVRYGESVETATGLTPVPALAEADMPILLLEPGLVAVYPYGPGVRAEVLRFPETLALRVQDSGEAEYRFLSPDAHARPVPAWRMLPLEDGGLLRVYSFPLWPPDYEGLSPEARRAEEEARLAAVAQSLGLGPAVLERYVIRQEAAPPVLVRAERWRADGSAERLPALGDPGFWDSGGEGPPLAWLNGEVPALPSARLPAPLVIVSGRLPGGEAEEGEPGWLQGEGWQARPDGDFTRLASGGRDWRALGGYPLWAGGDYLLTLSEGDLALYWLSPPP, translated from the coding sequence TTGCTCGCCTTGCTCCTGCTCCTGCCCCGGGCCGCCGCCCTCTCCTACACCGTCCAGGTGGCCGCGTTGACCGACCAGGCCGCCGCCCGCGCGCTCTTGGACGACCTGCGCCGGCAGGGCTTTCCCGCCTATCTGGTCGGCCTGCCGACCGAGGCAGGCCAGGTCTACCGCCTGCGCGTCGGGGCCTTTGCCAACCGCGCCGCAGCGGTGCGTTACGGCGAGAGCGTAGAGACTGCGACCGGCCTCACGCCCGTGCCCGCCCTCGCCGAGGCGGACATGCCCATCCTGCTGCTCGAGCCCGGTCTGGTGGCGGTCTATCCCTACGGCCCCGGCGTCCGCGCCGAAGTTCTGAGGTTCCCCGAGACACTCGCCCTGCGGGTGCAGGATTCGGGCGAGGCCGAGTACCGTTTCCTCAGCCCGGACGCGCACGCCCGGCCCGTCCCGGCCTGGCGGATGCTGCCCCTGGAAGACGGCGGCCTCCTGCGCGTCTACAGCTTTCCGCTGTGGCCGCCCGACTACGAGGGGCTCAGCCCGGAGGCGCGGCGCGCGGAGGAGGAGGCGCGCTTAGCGGCGGTGGCGCAGAGCTTGGGCTTGGGACCGGCTGTGCTCGAGCGCTACGTCATCCGGCAGGAGGCCGCGCCGCCCGTGCTTGTCCGCGCCGAGCGCTGGCGTGCGGACGGCAGCGCCGAGCGCCTCCCGGCTCTGGGCGATCCGGGGTTCTGGGACTCCGGAGGGGAGGGCCCGCCGCTCGCCTGGTTGAACGGCGAGGTGCCCGCGCTCCCGTCCGCGCGCCTGCCGGCGCCGCTCGTAATCGTGAGCGGGCGTCTACCGGGAGGAGAAGCTGAGGAAGGGGAGCCAGGCTGGTTGCAGGGCGAGGGCTGGCAGGCCCGTCCCGACGGCGACTTTACCCGCCTGGCTAGTGGCGGCAGAGATTGGCGCGCTCTGGGGGGCTATCCCCTCTGGGCAGGCGGCGACTACCTGCTGACCCTGAGCGAGGGCGACCTCGCCCTCTACTGGCTGAGCCCGCCGCCCTAG
- the moeB gene encoding molybdopterin-synthase adenylyltransferase MoeB, whose protein sequence is MFSRDQLDRYSRHILLPGVGAAGQTKLLASSVLVVGAGGLGSPVLLYLAAAGVGKLGVADMDRVEASNLQRQVIHDLAAVGRPKTESARERIMGLNPDVQVTLHEGRLEAGNAAETVRGYDLVADGSDNFATRYLLSDVCVFEGKPLVYGAMAQFEGQVSVFHARDAAGELGPCYRCLYPEPPSPGSVLSCAEAGVFGALPGAIGSIMAAEAIKALLGLGETLAGTLLHYDALYAHIRRVRLARDPGCPVCGDAPSIRAPADYEAFCG, encoded by the coding sequence ATGTTCAGCAGGGACCAGCTCGACCGCTACAGCCGCCACATCCTCCTGCCCGGCGTGGGCGCGGCCGGGCAGACGAAGCTGCTCGCCTCGAGCGTCCTGGTGGTCGGCGCCGGCGGCCTCGGCTCCCCGGTCCTGCTCTACCTCGCCGCCGCGGGCGTGGGCAAGCTCGGCGTCGCCGACATGGACAGGGTCGAGGCCAGCAACCTGCAGCGCCAGGTCATCCACGACCTCGCCGCCGTGGGCCGGCCCAAGACCGAGTCGGCCAGGGAGCGCATCATGGGCCTGAACCCGGACGTTCAGGTGACCCTGCACGAGGGCAGGCTGGAGGCCGGCAACGCCGCCGAGACGGTTCGCGGCTACGACCTGGTGGCGGACGGAAGCGACAACTTTGCCACGCGCTACCTGCTGAGCGACGTCTGCGTCTTTGAAGGCAAGCCGCTCGTCTACGGGGCGATGGCGCAGTTCGAAGGGCAGGTGAGCGTCTTTCACGCGCGGGACGCGGCGGGCGAGCTGGGTCCCTGCTACCGCTGTCTCTACCCCGAGCCGCCCTCGCCCGGCAGCGTCCTCAGCTGCGCCGAGGCCGGCGTCTTCGGCGCCCTGCCCGGCGCGATAGGCTCCATCATGGCCGCCGAAGCGATCAAGGCGCTTCTCGGCCTGGGCGAGACGCTCGCGGGCACGCTGCTGCACTACGACGCGCTCTACGCCCACATCAGGCGCGTGCGGCTGGCGCGCGACCCCGGCTGCCCAGTCTGCGGTGACGCGCCGAGCATCCGCGCGCCCGCCGATTACGAGGCTTTCTGCGGCTGA